The genomic region ACACCTGCTCCGGTCCCCTGGCCAACCGGGCGAGCAGGAAGAAATAGACGGCCCAGCCCACGGCGGCGGTGATGGCCACGTACAGCAGGCGCTGGAGGACGGCGACGACGGTGGCCCAGCGGGTGCCCCAGCGCGCCTTCCGGCTGTCCTGCCGGGAATGCTCGGGCTCCTGCGGCGTCTGGCCTCCGGCACGCCGCGGGACCGCGGGTTCCGCGCGCCCGTGCTTCTGCGAGCCGTCCGGGTCGGTCACTGCATCCCTTTCGGTGTCGTTGGAAACAGCCACCTACTTGGGCAGGTGCTCCAGCAGGTGCCCGGTGACTGCGCCGTACGCGACGTGCGGCACGATGTCGCTGACCCAGTCTGCGGCACTCCAGGTCCGCGGATCAGTCACGCCCAGGGCGGTCATGGGAACGTTGGAGACGAGCAGGGCAGCCAGCGAGGCCACCGCCACTGACCGGACGGGCCCGGTGCGAACCCCCAGTGACCCGGCCGCCCCCAACACAGCGCCGAGGCCCGCGCCGGTGGCGATCCCGAGCAGCGGTCCAAGGGCCTCGATCCGGTTCCCGCGCTGGGCTTCGGTTCCCGGGATCGTCACGCCTGCCCGTTCCGCCAGCCGCTCCACTGAGTCGGTGGGCGTGGTGCTCGCCGCCCGGCCCCGCAACACCATGTCCAGGTAACTGACGGCATTCAGCGCCGTGGTTCCCGCGGCGCCGGCGAGCGCTCCGTTCACAAGTCCTTTAAGCAGGGACATCCTCAACTCTCCTTCTGGCCGTCTGCCAAGCATGCTCTTCCCCGAAGCTACGTCAGGTCCCCTTTCCGCGGCAACGGCAGCGGCCGCCGTCGGAGAATGCGGGCCGCTATTGCTGCCCTGCGCCTTTATGCTTTGGGTGATCCATTTTCTCGTGATGGCGACATGCAACAACCAGGGGGACACTGTTGCGTCCGGATTCCAACTGGCGGGAGAGCCCGCCACCACCAGGTTTTGGCGTGCCCAACGAGGCGTTTCCGCCCGGCGTCCGAAGGTCCGCGAGCGGACGAATTCCGCAGTGGGCCATCGGCGCAGGCATCGCCCTGCTCGTGGGCCTTTCCTCCGTGCCGATGGTGTTCGAGCGCTTTGTGTTGCCCGCAGTCCTGCCATACCTCCCCGGAGCGCCGGTGCCGCCGCCCGGATTCGAGGCTGCGGCATCCCCGCTCGGACAGCCGCCTGCCAGCACGGGGTCAAAGGCGTACATGCTGCAGGAATCCCCCGATCCCGGCCAGCCCTTCGCCGCCTACGATCCCTGCCGGCCCGTGCATTACGTGGTCCGTCCCGACAACGCCCCGCCCGGTGCTGACCAAATGATCCAGGAGGCGGTCGCTAAAGTTTCGGCGGCCACCGGCCTGCGGTTTGTCTATGACGGCCCCACGTCTGAGGCGCCCAGCGAGGACCGCGAGATGTTCCAGCCGGACCTTTACGGCAAGAGGTGGGCTCCCGTGCTCATTGCATGGTCCAGCCCCGCAGAGAGTCCTGACCTGGCAGGGGACGTCGACGGCCTGGGCGGCAGCGGGTACGCGTACATGGACGGCCAGCCGTATGTCCTGGTGGCGGGCCAGGTAGCACTCGACGCCCCCGATTTCGCCGACATTCTGCAGTGGCCGGACGGACGCCGGTACGCCCGTGCCGTCATCATGCACGAGCTCGCCCATGTCGTGGGGCTGGACCACGTGAACGACCCCACTCAGCTGATGAACCCGGAAGGCGCCGACGTCACGGAGTTCGCCGCAGGCGACCTCGCCGGACTGGCCATTCTGGGCGGCGGGGAATGCGTTCCGGAACTCTGACACTGCCGGCCGCTAGCCGACGACGGCGCGACGTCCCGCCGTCGTCCGACCGGGCCGGTTCTTCACATTGTCCGGAGCGGCGCAGCTGTGAAAGCATGCCTCATGCGCGCCATGCAGAATTCCAGCCGATTGCAAGATGTCCGGTACGACCTCAGGGGTCCGGTGCAGCATGCGGCGAAGAAAATGGAGTCGGAAGGCCACAGCATTCTGCGCATGAACCTGGGGGATCCGGCGCCGTTCGGCCTGCATGCACCGGAGTCCATCGTGGTGGACATGATCCATCACCTGCGCGAGGCGCAGGGCTACAGCGACTCGAAGGGCATCTTTTCCGCCCGGACCGCCATCTCGCAGTACTACGAGACCAAGGGCCTGATGGAGATCGGCGTCGAGGACATCTTCATCGGCAACGGGGTCAGCGAGCTCATTTCCATGACACTGCAGGCCTTTCTGGAAGTCGGCGACGAGGTTCTCATTCCTTCACCGGACTATCCGCTGTGGACGGCGGCCACCGTTCTCTGCGGTGGCAACGCCGTGCACTACATGTGCGATGAGGAGAACAACTGGTGGCCGGACATGGCCGACGTCGAGGCGAAGATCACGGACCGCACGCGGGCCATCGTGCTCATCAACCCCAACAACCCAACCGGGGCCGTCTACCCCCGGCACACCCTGGAGCAGTTCGCCGAACTGGCCCGGCGCCATGACCTGGTGCTGTTCTCCGACGAAATCTACGAGAAGATCACATTCGAGGATAACGTGCACATCCACACGGCCTCCGTGGCCCGGGACATTCCGGTGCTGACCTTCTCCGGCCTGTCCAAGGCGTACCGGATGCCCGGCTACCGTGCCGGCTGGGTGGCCGTTTCCGGTCCGCGCTGGGCCACCGCCGCGTACCGGGAGTCACTGGAGCTGCTGGCCTCGCTCCGGCTCTGCCCCAATGTTCCCGCGCAGCACGCGATCCAGACGTCGCTTGGCGGCTACCAGAGCATCACGGACCTGATCCGGCCCGGCGGCCGGCTGCGGGAGCAGCGCGACCTTGCCTGCCGGCTGCTCAACGAGATTCCCGGCGTGAGCTGCGTGCCGGCGGCCGGCGCGATGTATCTGTTCCCGAAGCTGGATCCGGAGATGTACCCGTTCGTGGACGATGAGCAGTTTGTCCTTGATCTGCTGCAGGACCAGAAAATCCTGGTCTCGCACGGGACGGCGTTTCACTGGCACGCCACGGACCACTTCAGGTTCGTCATCCTGCCCGCCGTGGACGACATCCGTGAAGCCGTGCGCCGCATCGCCACCTTCCTGGCCTCGTACCGGGCCAAGGCCGGCCGTGCCCGCGCCATGTCCGGCAACGCCCACCACGGCCCGGACGAACTGAGCGCCTGAGCACTGCCCCTGCAGCGGCTAAGGAAAGCGGACGACGGCGGGAGGTAACCGCCGTCGTCCGCTTTCCTGTTCTCGTGAACACCCGTTCCCGTGGACGGCCTGGCAGCTAACAAGTAAGGTTGCTTACTAAATGCCTTGCTGCCGAGTTCGCTGCGACCGACGAGAGACAGGACCCCGAATTGCCTGACGAACCGTTGACCGACAAACCGTTGCCCTACGGGCCGCTGACCGACAAACAGGGAACACCGCAAACCGGCGTGCGCGGCGAACTCCGCCAGGACACGTCCGTCGGAGGCAAGGACCTCACCCGCTGGCAGAGCCGGTTCGGCCGCCTTCTGGTCGGAGCCGTCCAGCGGATCAGCCAGGTCCTGGGTCCGCACGGCGCCCTGATCCTGACCCTGATGCTGGGGGCGGTCATCGCCGCCGTCTTGACCGCCGCCTTTGCTGAAGTGTACGAGTCGGTGGTCCGCGCCGACGGGGTGGCCGGCCTGGACCATCCGGTACTCGCGGCCGGCAAGAGCCTGCGCTCCCCCGCCCTTGATATGGCCATTACGGCCTTCACCGACGTGGGCGGCACCATCGGCGTGCCAATCCTGGCCCTGACCGTCATGGGCGCCTTGGCCTACCGGCGGCGGTCGTGGACGCCCGTCATTTTGATTGTCACGGCAGGCCTGGGCTCCCTGCTGATGACCATCGCGGGGAAGCGGCTGATCGGCCGTACCCGCCCCGACCTGAGCGACGCCGTTCCGCCCTACGAACACTCGGCCTCATTTCCCAGCGGCCATTCCCTGAATGCGGTGGTGATCGCGGGAATCATTGCCTACCTGGTCATCCTGCGGCTGAAGACGGCCCGGAGCCGCGTCCTCACCGGCGCGGCCGCCGCGGTTTTCGCCGCGGCCATGGGCCTGAGCAGGGTATACCTGGGCCACCACTGGCTCACCGACGTTCTCGCCGCGTGGGCGCTGGGCGCGGCCTGGCTGGCACTCGTGATCACCGCCCACCGGCTTTACCTGACAACAGTGCGGAAGCGGCACGCCCGCGGGGAGGTCCCGGCGGGAACGGCACCCGGGGCGGGACGCGCCTAAGGCGGGTGCACTGAAGACGGGAAGCGCCTCAGGGGCGGACGACGGCGGGAGGCTCCCGTCGTCGTCCGCCGGTCTTTGCGGCAGGAAACGTCAGCCGATCGGCTCGGCCATCTGTTCCACGACGTACTGGACGTCCACGGAGTTTCCGGTCACCGGATCGGCCATCTCCACCTTCCAGCTCCGGGCGAACTGGTTCACGCCGCCGGTCATGGCCACCGTGCCGGAGATGAGCACCGTTCCGGGGGCGTTGAGGCCGCGCTCGGTGAGGACGTCCAGCCAGTAGTCCGGCGTCAGCAGGGCTGCCAGTGAGCTCTCCTGGATGAGGGTATCGGGGGTGTCGCCCTCCCCCACCCAGGCCCTGAGAGTGATCTGGTCCAGGTGGTCCCTGACGTCATCGAGCCGCCAGGCCTTGCGGCCCAGCACGTCCGGGCTCGCGTTCTTGCTCCAGGCCACACCGTGCACCTCCAGCGCGCGGTCCGTATGGTCGCAGGCGACGGTGAGCAGCACCCCTTCCTCAGTGATGACAAGAGCCCACTCCGCCTCCCCGGAGGTGCGCTCATGCTGCACCTGCACCTCCGTTACCTGCTGGGCCAGATAGGGGGACACTGGATACAGGGCGGGAGTGGTAGCCGGGCCCGGGACGCCAAGTTCAGCGAGCTCAGCGATATGGGCCTGGACTTCATCCTGCTCACGCCCTGCGTAGCCGGCGTTCAGGAGGTGCCTGACCTCCACATCCTGCGTGCGGCCGTCCGGTAGTTCAAAGCTCAGAGTCGTCATCGTGGATCCATCCTTTGCATTTGCTGCTGCAGAAATTTTTACAAACCGGAAACCGGAAACGGTCGCCAATGTACATCCAGTATGCGTAATGTATACATTTAGCGCCAGCGTGACAGGCGTCACTAGAAAAATCTCGTGGAGGACAACACCATGGCCAACGCTCCAGTTCCGGGTCCCGGCTCAGCGCCGCATCCGCACAAGACGATTCACCCCAAGGGCCTGTACAAGGCCTTTGCCGCCAGCCTCACCGGCACTGCCCTCGAGTGGTACGACTTTGCCGTCTACTCGGCGGCGGCCGCTGTCGTATTTCCCGTCGTGTTCTTCCCCGCGACCGATCCGCTGACCGGGACGATCCTCGCCTTCTCCACCTACGCCGTTGGCTACGTTTCCCGCCCGGTAGGCGGCATCATCTTCGGCCGGCTCGGGGACCGCATTGGCCGCAAGAAGGTCCTTGTGACCACGCTGATGATCATCGGCGTGGCCACGGTGCTCATCGGCGTGCTGCCCGGCTACGCAAACATCGGCGCCACGGCAGGAATCCTGCTGGTCGCGC from Arthrobacter globiformis harbors:
- a CDS encoding peptidase — translated: MPNEAFPPGVRRSASGRIPQWAIGAGIALLVGLSSVPMVFERFVLPAVLPYLPGAPVPPPGFEAAASPLGQPPASTGSKAYMLQESPDPGQPFAAYDPCRPVHYVVRPDNAPPGADQMIQEAVAKVSAATGLRFVYDGPTSEAPSEDREMFQPDLYGKRWAPVLIAWSSPAESPDLAGDVDGLGGSGYAYMDGQPYVLVAGQVALDAPDFADILQWPDGRRYARAVIMHELAHVVGLDHVNDPTQLMNPEGADVTEFAAGDLAGLAILGGGECVPEL
- a CDS encoding pyridoxal phosphate-dependent aminotransferase, whose protein sequence is MRAMQNSSRLQDVRYDLRGPVQHAAKKMESEGHSILRMNLGDPAPFGLHAPESIVVDMIHHLREAQGYSDSKGIFSARTAISQYYETKGLMEIGVEDIFIGNGVSELISMTLQAFLEVGDEVLIPSPDYPLWTAATVLCGGNAVHYMCDEENNWWPDMADVEAKITDRTRAIVLINPNNPTGAVYPRHTLEQFAELARRHDLVLFSDEIYEKITFEDNVHIHTASVARDIPVLTFSGLSKAYRMPGYRAGWVAVSGPRWATAAYRESLELLASLRLCPNVPAQHAIQTSLGGYQSITDLIRPGGRLREQRDLACRLLNEIPGVSCVPAAGAMYLFPKLDPEMYPFVDDEQFVLDLLQDQKILVSHGTAFHWHATDHFRFVILPAVDDIREAVRRIATFLASYRAKAGRARAMSGNAHHGPDELSA
- a CDS encoding DUF2848 domain-containing protein; this translates as MTTLSFELPDGRTQDVEVRHLLNAGYAGREQDEVQAHIAELAELGVPGPATTPALYPVSPYLAQQVTEVQVQHERTSGEAEWALVITEEGVLLTVACDHTDRALEVHGVAWSKNASPDVLGRKAWRLDDVRDHLDQITLRAWVGEGDTPDTLIQESSLAALLTPDYWLDVLTERGLNAPGTVLISGTVAMTGGVNQFARSWKVEMADPVTGNSVDVQYVVEQMAEPIG
- a CDS encoding phosphatase PAP2 family protein, coding for MPDEPLTDKPLPYGPLTDKQGTPQTGVRGELRQDTSVGGKDLTRWQSRFGRLLVGAVQRISQVLGPHGALILTLMLGAVIAAVLTAAFAEVYESVVRADGVAGLDHPVLAAGKSLRSPALDMAITAFTDVGGTIGVPILALTVMGALAYRRRSWTPVILIVTAGLGSLLMTIAGKRLIGRTRPDLSDAVPPYEHSASFPSGHSLNAVVIAGIIAYLVILRLKTARSRVLTGAAAAVFAAAMGLSRVYLGHHWLTDVLAAWALGAAWLALVITAHRLYLTTVRKRHARGEVPAGTAPGAGRA